One stretch of Leadbetterella byssophila DSM 17132 DNA includes these proteins:
- a CDS encoding DUF3817 domain-containing protein translates to MMKKLFNTSIGRLRILAILEGISLIVLVFIAVPLKHVWDIPGLSKSLGPIHGALFLLFVFNALRVGVEQQWKFKEITWKILVACFIPFGTFYIDYKILRKIDEE, encoded by the coding sequence ATGATGAAGAAACTTTTCAACACATCTATCGGACGTTTACGAATCCTTGCCATATTAGAGGGCATATCATTAATTGTCTTAGTTTTTATTGCTGTACCCTTGAAGCACGTTTGGGATATTCCCGGCTTGTCAAAGTCACTTGGCCCCATTCATGGCGCACTTTTTCTGCTGTTTGTGTTTAATGCGTTACGTGTAGGAGTAGAACAACAGTGGAAATTTAAAGAGATTACCTGGAAGATTCTTGTTGCTTGTTTTATTCCTTTTGGTACGTTTTATATTGACTATAAAATACTTCGTAAAATCGACGAGGAATAA
- a CDS encoding Fur family transcriptional regulator: protein MKRRNTPSKDAVLELLTRTGKAMSRDAIEKNIDVAIDRATIYRILNRFCEDGQVHKIVAEDGKQYFAVCIKCDDKAFPQNHFHFRCTKCNTIVCLPQAVHFSVPEGYHVESINCVLTGICKVCAKVT, encoded by the coding sequence ATGAAAAGAAGAAATACTCCCTCCAAAGATGCAGTTCTTGAGCTATTGACCCGTACAGGGAAGGCGATGAGTCGTGATGCTATTGAAAAGAACATTGATGTAGCAATTGACAGGGCTACGATTTACAGAATACTGAACCGCTTTTGCGAAGACGGCCAAGTGCATAAAATCGTGGCAGAAGATGGTAAACAATATTTTGCAGTTTGCATTAAATGTGATGATAAGGCTTTTCCCCAAAATCATTTTCATTTTCGGTGTACGAAGTGCAATACCATAGTATGCCTGCCACAGGCAGTTCATTTTTCCGTACCTGAAGGATATCATGTCGAAAGCATAAATTGTGTACTTACAGGAATTTGTAAAGTTTGTGCGAAGGTAACTTGA
- a CDS encoding DUF6010 family protein translates to MHTHGTQEFTIINALVAALIGLVFIIIMSFVKEPSRQKINAIIIAGAGGVYWSGGLGVWEYIFGAVMLFVAFKALKHYYFIGIGWLMHTGWDVIHHLYGDPIIHFAPLSSAGCAVCDAVLAIWFFFGAPTIWNVFKKQKTITTA, encoded by the coding sequence ATGCATACACACGGCACCCAGGAATTTACAATCATCAATGCGTTGGTTGCAGCGTTGATCGGCTTAGTATTCATCATTATCATGTCCTTTGTGAAAGAACCCTCCCGACAGAAAATCAACGCCATTATTATAGCGGGCGCAGGCGGGGTTTACTGGAGCGGCGGATTAGGCGTATGGGAATATATCTTTGGTGCCGTTATGTTGTTTGTGGCCTTCAAAGCCCTCAAGCATTATTATTTCATCGGAATCGGTTGGCTAATGCACACAGGCTGGGACGTAATTCATCATCTATACGGTGATCCCATTATTCACTTTGCACCACTTTCGTCCGCCGGTTGTGCCGTGTGCGATGCGGTTCTGGCAATCTGGTTCTTCTTTGGTGCACCTACCATTTGGAACGTATTCAAAAAACAAAAAACAATTACGACGGCATAA